The Cervus canadensis isolate Bull #8, Minnesota chromosome X, ASM1932006v1, whole genome shotgun sequence genome contains the following window.
tgccTGTGTGACATTCCCTCCCTGTCCGTACCAACTTCCCTTCATGAGCAGGAAAACCCCATGGGGGCCACTAGAATAGCCTCCTCACTACCCTACCcagttctcctcctcctcacgGCCTGTGAAGGCTTCACTCAGCTCTCCCCTGAAACCTGCTGGGTGCCTGTGTTGTCGCAGAGAAAACCCCACCTGTGTGTCTGAGAGCTCTCAGGTCTGGCCTACCTGTCCTGTTTGGGGTCAGGCAGTAGCTGCATGCTCCCATTTGTAGAGGATCTGTCACATGGTGGGCCACATGCATAGCTGCCCTGCAGGGAAGGTCCTCTGTGTTTTTCATCTTACGGAGGAGGAGGCCAGGCCCCTGGCAGCTGGCCCCAGTTCCCACAGCCTGCAAGTGACAGAGTTGGGGTCTGAACCTGGCCAGCTGAGCCCCAGAGCCCATGTTCCAGCCATTTCCTAAGCCCTCCCTGAGTATTGCGATCCTGATCTCCATGTATCTCTCTTCTCCATTCTCGTGTGTGCCTGTTGTTGACCCTGGTGAgggcactgaggcccagaggcgTTACAGCCACTGGCCCAGAGTGCCCAGCACAGGCATCCAGTTGTTGGCGAGAGGCACCACTGGCCTCAGGACCCTGCCTCACCTGGTCCAAACTCCAGGTTGCATCTGCAGCTTCACCTGGCGTAGGTCATCCAGGAAGCTTTCCATACCCCCACAGCTGTGCCTTTTGGTCTCAACCCCAAGTTCCCACTCTGTTCGTGATCTAGTGCCCATGGCTGGGCTTTGCTCAGACCCCAGTCCTTCCCAGTTTGGGGCTTGTGTCATGGGTCTCTCTCGATGCAAGCCGGAGGGCAGTCCGTTCGTGAAGGGCCAGGTTTGCATCCCAGCTTTCCTCGCTTTGTGGCTGCAATAGCCCGTTGGCAGACCACTCATGCCCACCGTTCTTGAGCTGCTGGCTCGCTTGCTCTCTCAACATTCTCTGCCCCTGAAGGTCCTTACACTGCCATGCTTCACCTTGCAGCCCACCCTTCCTTCCTTTGATTCCCTCTGCAAGTCTGGGGCTGAAAGCTGAGACTGGGTACTGGTAGGGGGCCGGGGCTGTGATCACTGGGGGAGAATCCCTGAGAGAGGGAGTGGATACAGTGTGTGCACAACCCCTGTGACTCCCTTGAGGTCCCGGAGACCTCCAGCCAGCACTTGGTACCCACAGCCCCATTGTGCTGAGCCTGCCCCAATCCCTATCACCCCGTACAGATCCGTGGCCAGCTGCAGTCCCATGGCATCCAAGCACGGGAAGTCCGGCTGATGCGGAACAAATCCTCAGGTGAGCTTTCGTTCCAGTACCCTCCCCTTCTGCTGGCCAGCCTCAGCCTCCGagtctccctcctgcctctgccttctcccccaccctccccaccctgccttccTGCCACAGCTGGGAATGGGCCACTTGGGGGtaccctctcttctcttcccccctcctcccaccctcctcacAGCTCTGGCCAGGAGCCTCTGATGCAGGGCTGTTGGGGAGGGGGTGCAGCTGTGAGCTGCGCTGAGTgctccctgggggcagggccagggccaggctcCGGGGATCATCCTCTGTGGGACTCTTGAGGATCTGAGACGGTAACCCCGTCCCCCTTGTAgactcccttccttccctcttcttctccttcccctgctccttGCTCTCCCTGACACTGTTCTGGTAACAGCCTCTGACCAGAAAGTAGGTCCCACCTATGTGTCCcaggaggggaggcagaggatggctCTTGTCCAAGAGTGCATCCCAAGGAACAGCCCAGGTTGCTGGCCTCGCTcgttccctccctccctctttcagGCTGCTTGGAGCTGGCCTGAGGttagtgggtggggtggggtgtctcTGCAGGATCTCTGGCCCAGGCTACCCAAGTCAGGCCCAGTGGGGCCTCACTCTGCCTGGGCTGCTCTCTCCATCTTCAGTTTCCTCCCCactcctccatctctctctctctctgtgtgtgtgtgtgtgtgtgtgtgtctctgtcccTACCTCTTGCTCTCTCTGTAATTATACCATTTCATCCTCCTGTGCATTCTAACGGTTATTCTTTTGGAGATCAAGCATGCCCCGCCGTGTCTACACCCTCCCAGTGTGTGCACCTCCAAAGAAGGAGTTGCTTTCCGGCGGCCTCAAGCCCTGGATCCTTCTCCCAGCCCTGGCCAGGCCTGGAGTCTCTCTTGGTAGCATGTTGGTCTTGCTCTGCTGCACCCTAGCCAGGCTGGCAGGATTCTGGTCTCCCTGGGGTGGTGTCCCAGGTGCAGCCCCCTCTGCGGCCCCAGGTGTTCCTACCAGGGCCCTACAGATTCTTGAAGGTCTCCTTGGACCACCTGGCCCCCATTCTCCTGCCATCTTGGAGGACCTGGACTGAGGTGGCTACAGTCTTCCCAGCTTGGCCCTGAGGTGGCTCCCTGGGGAGTCCTACCTTCCCTGCATGGTGGTGAGGCTGAGGGGGACATTGTATCTCTGACTCACCCTGATTCCTGATGGTCCTGGAGCCTCCCCAGCCTCACCAAGCAGCCTAGCCCCGCTTCTCTTTTGCTCCTTCCATTACACCCATTGCGGGACCCCTCCTGAGCTGCCCTGGCCTCATACTGGGCCCCACCATTCCAGTGTTGATTCTGGCCTATGTGAAACCATCAGcctccccctctgccctccttccttctctggagaCAGACCTCTCCTTGTACCTTTTCCCTCCCAGCTCCTTCTCTCCGTCTCTGTCACCCCAGGCTGTCTGGGCAGGTGTGCCTGAGCCCCtatctctctgtctttcttcccAGCTGCCGTGTGTGTATCCCCCGCCCCAAACTCCTCTCCGGCTGTGTTTTCctgcctcccttcttccctccttcctgcccctcccgACCATCTCCCTGGCCTCCCACACCCTggtctttctctctttgcttttctctctccctttcttcctttttcctctctccacttccctctctgccccccacccccagtcctctCCCCTCGGGTCCCGCCCCCGGGAACGCCGTGTGTCCAAAGCTGTTGACTAACCCACTGCGTCTGTATCTGAATGCTGTCTCCAGGTCAGAGCCGGGGCTTCGCCTTCGTCGAGTTTAGTCACTTGCAGGACGCTACACGATGGATGGAAGCCAATCAGGTTGCTTTGCCGCACTTGAACCCCCCCCCAAACAAATACTACTTTGTAATCGAGCGCTCCCCATCGCCTGATTCTTACGGACACAGTTCCCTGCCCTGTGGTCCTGTGTCCCATCCCCCCCAACCCCTCTCTCTACCCCTTCCTGACCCTCACTAtctcctcttcctgtctctcGCTACCCACTGGGCTTCCCATTAAGAGCTCACACTCGCCACTGGCCCTTCCTGCTGGTCAGGCACTAGctctgcctctcctcctctcccagctGAGCTTTCAGAGGAAGGGCTGCCTTGGGGGTGGTAGGGGGGTTCTTCCACCCAGGTGCCCACTCCCCGGGGGACCACCTTGCCCTGGGGtgaggcagagccaggactttgtTTCACTCAGGCACCACTGCAAGTCCAGCCACTGGGGAAACTTAGTTGGTGGCATACTAACTAGCAAGTCCCATTTTGCCAGCTCTCTCTCTGTGAGCTCGGCCCTGTGATTTCCATAGGACAGGCCAGCAGGGTTCTATTGATCTAAAGTACCAGTCAGGGGTCATAGTTTCATTCACCAGGACAGTTTGGTGCCCCACCCCTCCCACTGTACCTGGCCCGCCCAGGAGTCTCCACTGGGGACAGGCCTGCCCTCCCAGCAAGGAGTCTTGCTGTCCAGAAGGGAGGGGTCCCTGTCCAGCTCGCTCCCCCAGCCTGGCATGGGCTCCTAACCCAGCAGCTTTGGGACCTTCAGAGACCCAAAGCTTCTGCTCACCCACCCAGAGCCCAGCTCACTGCTGTGGGGCACTGTGCCTTGGGCGGGGGGAAGGGGAATGGGGCAATGTGGTGCAAGGGGGCTCAGCAGGGGCTGCCCTGGGGCCATCTCTGCTGGTCCACAGGCTAGTGGGCCCAAGGACCCAGCTGGCCACGGGAAGACAGCTTCACTGCAGGACCGTCCATCTTTTAAATAtggctctttctttctccccttctccagCACTAGCGCGCgtgcgctctctctctctttctctcccctcctctccctcccctccctgtcccccctCATCCCAAGTGTACCCTGTGTAGTGCTGGCCCTGGGTGTGGCCTGGCAGTGTCAGGGCTGAGTGGGGGTTTGCCGCACTGTCCGGCAAGCTTCGGGCGGCCGAGCACTGTGTGCCTGGTGGAGTGTGTTCACGTGTGCGTGCCCGGAAAGGCAGCAAACAGCTGCGCCCGAGGGCTGTggctctttccctccctccttcccttccttcttcccttgtcAGTTCTCCGACCTCCCTCCGTTCCCTGTCCCTCATCCATCCAGCTGAAGGGCTCGCTCACTCTCTTCTCCTGTGCTGAAACGGTGCGTGGGGCACTGCTGCCCAGGCCTCACTGTGCTCTGCTTTTCCCCGCAGCACTCCCTCAACATCCTGGGCCAGAAGGTGTCCATGCACTACAGCGACCCCAAGCCCAAGATCAATGAGGACTGGCTGTGTAATAAGGTACAGGGGCGGTGGGCAGCAGGTGCTGTGGATTGAGACAACCACAGCAGGGGTGGCGACGTGTCTGTCTCCCTGGGGCCTCTGAGTGGTGTGGGCATGGAGGAACTGGCTCAGCTCCAGCAGCACTGCTCCTTGCCTCCTCCTCAACCCCCCTCCCTGTCTACCCAGCCAGCTGCCAATTCATACTGAGCTTTCACTCAGTGCCAGGCTCTGCCCTCATGCAGCACGATCTTGCCTGAGGCCCCAGTAGATGTCACACAGACGTTTATGTGAGTGACTAGTGATGGTGAAGCATAACATGGTGTATGAAAAGTGGGCATCAGGGCCAGATTGGCTGAAATTAGACTCCCTCAAAATCTCCCTTGATTTTGGTCAGAGTATTGAACCTCTCTTTGCCTCACTCTCCCCATCttgaaaatgcaaatacaaaaTACCCAGAGGTGGTCAGAAGGATTGAAATGCAGTCATGAGGGTAGCACTCGGAACAGCACCTGTCAGCTGTTGTCCTGAATAACGTGAAGGGTGTTCTGAGAGCTTGTGTCAGGTGACCCAACCCCTGGCAAAACCAGGTCCACAGAAACTGACTGTACATGCTGTAGGTCTTTGAGGTCATGTTCCCtgggaggaggctgaggctcagagagatggaaCCTCGAACTGTGTTTTATTCTGATCATGGGCTGTGGGTGCCACCGTGGGTTCAGGTCTCCCCTCAGGCCAACCCCACCTCCTGCAGCCAGCTGGCAGCCCTGAGACCTAAAGGGAGTCCTGAGAGCTTGCAGGGGGGCCCCGAGTCTCTCCTCAAGAAGAACTCTGCCCAGTAAAGTGGAGTGGGGCGTGGAGGCGAGGAGTTGGGTGGCACCTCtttgtttgaaaatgaaaagagtaaTACCAGAAGACAGATGTCCAACCTCTCTGAAGAGAGGGACCGGAGGACTCACTCCATCTCTCCTGTATTTTCAGATACTCCTTGAAACTAGGGCAGtctgttctttcctctcctttatcTACCACATCCTATTGCTCTCTGGTCTTGTCAAGTCCATCACACAAACGCCTTCCATTGCCATTCCCACTGTGCAGGCTGGTCCTCACCCCTCCTCCAGACAGTCGCCATGGTCCCCTCTCTGGTGGTCTGGCCTCTTGCCTGTCTCCCATTCCCTCACCTTTGGCATTCCTCACACCCACTTCTGACTATGTCCCTCCTTCTCTGCTGAAAACCTGCACATATCTGAACATGAGTGTGATGCTCCTCTGGGATCTAGTGTCACCTTACTTCTCCAGCCTTGGCTTTTgcctttctccccaccctcctaCGCCAACTACACAAAATGTCTTGTGTCCTCTGCTAGCAAGCACTTCCCAGCAAAACCAAACCTCTGGACCTCCCAGGTGAAACAGCCATGTGGACTATACCCAGCTGAGTAAGCTGGGCCTCAAGGCCCACTCCTCTCCTGGAGTCCCTGGTGGTGACCATTTCCAGACTGACCTGCTGCCCCTCTGTGCTACATCCGCTCCCTACTGTTAGGCCGCATCCTGCAGAGACCCTGGCATGGGAACAGTGCTCAGGACTTGACCGCGGATCAGAGACAGAAATGTGGTGAAAACTGGGGGTCTCCAGAGGCTGCAATGCCCAAGGCAGATTTATTTCTCAAGAGTGGCAGGATCTAACCTCAAGTTGAAGGGGTGAGGCCTGGCAGGAGAGGGGCTACTGACTTTTTAAGGATAGAAAAGTGATGAAGGTTTCTGAGAAGGAAAGTACGTTCTGGAAAGAGGAACCTACTAAAAGGACTTTGGAGGCAGAAACGTCTCTGAGCTGGTCCCTTGGAGGAGACAGCAGTTGGTAACAGAGGTGGGGGGTGGATTATGGACTCCTGAGTTGAGGGGTGGCCGCTGAGGAGAAATTTGAAACCATGTAAAGAGTCGTGTGTCTGAGAATGACAGCCATTCCCCAAAGCCCcttgctcccccctcccccaaccctgggaCCTTCCTGGGGCATGGTGGGATCCCTGGAAGATTTCTGGATCCACGTTTGGAGGGTGCAACGGaaagcccccaccccctgctgcctCTGACAGCCTGGCCTGTGCCTCACAGTGTGGTGTCCAGAACTTCAAACGCCGTGAGAAGTGCTTCAAATGTGGGGTGCCCAAGTCAGGTACGGCCTTCCTACCTCTCTCTTCCTTGGGACATTGTGGGGAGAGGGGCGAAGGGTGATGGGTCAGAGCTCTGGAAGGAGGGTAACCAGCCTGAGAGCTCCTTCCCGTTTGTCACCGGCCTCTCTCCTGATGCCCCTAGCAGAGGCGGAGCAGAAGCTGCCCCTGGGCGCAAGGTTGGATCAGCAGACGCTGCCGCTGGGGGGTCGGGAGCTAAGCCAGGGCCTGCTGCCCCTGCCACAGCCCTACCAGGCCCAAGGAGTGCTGGCCTCCCAGGCCCTGTCACAGGGCTCGGAGCCAAGCTCAGAGAACGCCAACGACAGTGAGTCCActgctccttcctccctgccttaGGGTGTCTAGGCTGGGCTCCCTGAGGCCAGAGAGACAGTGGTGACCAGGACTTAGTCTTCCTGGGGGTCCGCCGGGTTGCAAGTCAGACACATAATGTAGGGAGAGTAGAAGAAGAGCATTACCAAACTCTACTTGAAGGGTGTGTTGAGATGATTCTCAGCAGGCAGGTGACTGAGCTGGGACTTGGGCTGACAAGCAGAgaggaagaggtgggaagaagcaGTGGGTACAAGAACATGGAAGCCAGGGACAGGAAGCAGTGGGGAGCCAGCAGAGGCCAGGGCTGGAGGGGATTATCGGTGCTCCCTAATGCCGGGTCCCTTCCCACAGCCATCATTTTGCGCAACCTGAACCCACATAGCACCATGGACTCCATCCTGGGGGCCCTGGCACCCTACGCAGTGCTGTCCTCCTCCAACGTCCGTGTCATCAAGGACAAGCAGACTCAACTGAACCGTGGCTTCGCCTTTATCCAGCTCTCCACCATCGTGGTGAGGGCGGCACAGGGGGGGGCCGGGCAGCCAGGGTCCCGGcccccagggcagggaggagggacccTGACCCTAGCTCCCCAACCGCGGCCCCAAACCTGGAAATGGGGCAATGGAGCCGGGGGCCTCCCCGGGCCTGACCCTTGTGCCCTGCCCCCCCCCAGGAGGCAGCCCAGCTGCTACAGATCCTGCAGGCCTTACACCCACCACTCACCATCGACGGCAAGACCATCAACGTTGAGTTTGCCAAGGGTTCTAAGAGGTCAGGGCCCCACCTGTGTCCCTTCTCAGCCTGCCCCCCAGCTTGGGGCCTCCTGTCTCACTTCCAGTCTCTGACATCCTCCCCAGGGATATGGCCTCCAACGAAGGCAGTCGCATCAATGCTGCCTCTGTGGCCAGCACTGCCATTGCCGCGGCCCAGTGGGCCATCTCACAGGTACTCAGAGGTTCTCCTCCACCCCAGCTCCCCCGTCCTGGGCCGCCTccaccctcccccttcctctctgcaAACAGGAGGGCTGCCTTGCTGTGGTGGCTTCCCGTGGACCAGAAACCCTCTCCTGGTGGTTGCCGGTGTGGGCTGCAGGGGCCTCACGGCAGCTCCCTTCCCCAACCCCTCctcccaggcttccctttccagggccacacagctgcttttctcttctgtttggtGGTCACATGTCATTGTGAATTGTTTCAACTTTTTTTGATAAAAGGGAACTTAGAAGTGGCTGTAAGAAAATTGGGAGAGGAAAATAGAGGAGGGGAGGATGGTATCTTCCCTGGTCTGACCCCCAACCTATATAACACAAGCGCATCTAGCAGTGTCAGCTCTGGGAGTGTTTTGGCACGTGTCTTtgttccagtcttgtttttgtcaCCACCCCGCTCTGCTGTGGCCCGGTGTTCCTTGTCTGAAGGCTGCATGCTTTCTGTCAGCAGACAGACACTAGCTTCACTTGTGGGCAGATGCCTCTTAGCCGGTTCCCCTCCCCTCTTTGCCACCTCCTCTGCTAATGagcccctcccacctgcccctcaggcctcccagggtggggagggtgccTGGGCCACCCCCGAGGAGCCAACGGTCGACTACAGCTACTACCAACAGGATGAGGGCTATGGCGGCAGCCAGGGCACAGAGTCCTCTCTCTATGCCCATGGCTACCTCAAGGGCGCAAAGGGCCCCGGCATCACTGGAACCAAAGGGGACCCGGCTGGAGCAGGTGAGCCCCAGCGTCTCCCCTAAACTCACAGTGTGGAATGGCACAACTAGGGTCCTGGGCCCTGCCATTCACATTCTCTCTTCTCCATTGCCCTTCCCAGGTCCCGAGACCTCCCTGGAGCCTGGGGTGGACTCTGTGTCCCTACAGGCTTTCTCCCGTGCCCAGCCTGGTGCCACTCCTGGCGTCTACCAGCAGTCAGCAGCTGAAGCAAGCGGGAGCCAGGGCGCTGCCAACAGCCAGGTGAGGAAAATCAAGGGGGAGGGTTCTTGGGGGGCTCCTGGGTGACATGGGGTCACTGGCAGACACTGAGCCCTGTTCCCTGTTCTTGCCCCCATGACCAGTCATATACCATCATATCACCCGCTGTGCTCAAGTCAGAGCTCCAGAGTCCCACCCATCCCAGCTCTACCCTGCCACCGGCCACGAGTCCCTCTGCCCAGGAGTCCTACAGCCAGTACCGTGAGTAGCCATAGCCTGCAGCGAGGGGCGGGGGACTCCTTCACAAAACAGTGAGGTGTGTGACACTCCCCCCCACTTCTCACTCCCCAGCTGTTCCTGACGTTTCCACCTACCAGTACGATGAGACATCTGGCTACTACTACGACCCCCAAACCGGCCTCTACTATGATCCCAACTCTCAGGTGATggggcagcctggggagggggtggggtctgCAGCCCCATCGTCTCAGTCCTCCCTCACACCCCTTCTCCCCCATCACCCCCAGTACTACTACAATGCCCAGAGCCAGCAGTACCTATACTGGGATGGGGAGAGGCGGACCTACGTTCCTGCCCTGGAGCAGTCAGCTGACGGGCATAAGGAGACAGGGGCACCCTCCAAGGAGggcaaagagaagaaggaaaagcacAAGACCAAGACAGCCCAACAGGTGAACACTAGGAGTCCAGCAGTCACTGTCTGTCTGTTAGGTGTCTTCTGGGCAGTATCTGTGCTTGAGAGAGACCCGGCTCCCAGTCTGGCTCTGCtctgtgctgtgtgaccttgagccaggGCTGTCTCCTTGGTACATGGCGGGGCTGCCCACCTTCCTGAGGTGGCCACTGCCATCCAAGTGCAGCCTATCCACTTTCCTGTCTCCTGGTGGGAACCTTTGTGCTGTTGGTGACAGTGTGGGCTGGTCTGGGCACACCTGAAGCCAGGCTAACCCTGCCTAGGGAAACAGAGGCACAAGTCTGCTCCTGTGGGTCCAGAACCCCACCTGACAGTGTGTATTCATTTGTCTGTATATACACATGCCAGAGAACTTCTTACAGGCTTATCAGGGGGTGGGCAGGAAAACAGCCATCGCAGTGTTCTGTGGTGGTGGGCAGTTGGAGGGAACCTCCATGTCTTGTCTGAGGAGGAAGAGTGTGACAGTCTGGGTGCAACACTTAGAAGCAAGAATTTCGTGTTCCCTTGACAGCCCAGTAAATTCTAAAACTGATGGTGTGCCTGGGTGGGGATTGGGCATTAATACGTAGAATCATACCTGGCATAGAATCATACCTGTTAATTAAAATTGTATGCAGAGCAAGCCATTCTATGCATTTCAGAATGATGAAAACTCATAGTGACCCTAGTAGCATGGACGCCTGTGAGGAGAATAGGGACACAGCCAGGGAGGGGCTTGCTGAGGAACACCAATGACAGGATGGCAGAGAAATGGGGACTTTaacctctgcctctccctccttccGCTTGAGGCTGCAGGGCAGGAAGGGGCGGGCTGCTACAAGGGCAGTGGTTGGAGTTGGTGACCCCAGCAGTTGGGAGATTCCTAGGAGGCTcacccccccaccaccctcaTCCCTAGATTGCCAAGGACATGGAACGCTGGGCCCGCAGCctcaacaaacaaaaagaaaacttcaaaaacaGCTTCCAGCCCATCAGCAACTTGCGAGATGATGAAAGGCGGGAGTCAGCCACCGCAGATGCAGGCTACGCCATCCTCGAGAAGAAGGTGTGTTGTGGCCGTCCATCTGTGCTCTGTCCCCAGGCTTGTCATCCCTTTGGTCCTTCTGTGGAGTCCCTGAATTTCCTTATCCCTCCACCCCTGgtgcttcagatggtaaagcatctgcctgcagtgcaggaggcacgggtcccatccctgggtcgggaagatcccctagaggagggcatggcaatccactccagtattcttgcctggagaatctcctggacagaggagcctggcgggctacagtccatggcgttgcaaagagtcagacatgacagaggaactaacacttccacttttccgCCCCAGGGAGCACTAGCCGAGAGACAGCACACCAGCATGGACCTCCCAAAACTGGCCAGCGATGACCGCCCAGTGAGTGCCTGGGGCAGAAAGAAGGGCGGGGGGCTGTGAACTAGCCAAGCCTGACCTCTTGCCTTCCCCTTTTCCAGAGCCCACCTAGGGGGCTGGTGGCAGCCTACAGCGGGGAGAGTGACAGTGAGGAGGAGCAGGAACGCGGGGGCCCAGAGCGGGAGGAGAAGCTCACCGACTGGCAGAAGCTGGCCTGTCTGCTCTGCCGGCGCCAGTTCCCTAGCAAGGAGGCGCTCATCCGGCACCAGCAGCTCTCTGGGCTCCACAAGGTGactgagggaggcctggcagggaaccccagcctggcctggcccGGCCGCTTCACTGTCCTCCTGTCCTCCTTTGCAGCAAAACCTTGAGATTCACCGGCGAGCCCACCTGTCAGAAAATGAGCTGGAGGCACTTGAGAAGAATGACATGGAGGTGAGGTGTGACCCACTCCGCGGCTCCATCCGTTGGTCCCTTGCCAAGCACCCCATCTGTCATGCAGGCAACTGGTGTGGGCAAGTTCCTCAGCTAGTTACAGTCTGGCTGCCATCAGCCACCTCACATCTGTCCCCATGCGCCAGCTTCTTCCCAACTACCCCATGCTGGCGGGCAGCTGGCAGCTACAGGACCTCAGACCTGTTAGCCAGATCTCATTCCCTgtgggcccccccaccccagctgtgcCCATGTTTCCTGCAAAGAGCTGTCAGCCCCTTGattctcacacacatacactgttGCAGCAAATGAAGTACCGGGACCGCGCAGCTGAACGCAGAGAGAAGTACGGcatccctgagccaccagagcccAAGAGGAGAAAGTACAGCGGCATGTCAGCGGCCTCTGTGTGAGTGCCCAGGGCCAGGTTGGGGGCATGGGTCCAGCAGATCTGCCGCTCACACTGTGCTCCTGTCCCCTACAGGGACTTTGAGCAGCCCACGCGGGATGGGCTGGGAAGTGACAACATTGGCAGTCGCATGCTCCAAGCCATGGGCTGGAAAGAGGGCAGTGGCCTGGGCCGCAAGAAGCAGGGCATTGTGACTCCCATTGAGGTGAGCCTGCTGGGTTCCCGTCCTCGTCCTCCAGCACTCTCCACTGTAGCCTTGGCTGACTAGCAGAGTCTGCTTTCCTCACACAGGCCCAGACACGGGTGCGGGGCTCTGGCTTGGGTGCCCGAGGCAGCTCCTATGGGGTCACGTCAACCGAGTCCTACAAGGAGACGCTGCACAAGACAATGGTGACGCGCTTCAACGAGGCCCAGTGAGCAGCTGCAAGACCTACTTAAACTTGCCATCAGGTGTCCAGCGTGGGGCGGGGGAAAATGAAATGTTGGGTGGTCAAAGCTAAGCCTTGCACCTGTCTAccagccctgctccccagccAGAGAAGCTGTGACCAAGTCAAACTTTGAGTTGCAGACTTTTATTGGAAAACTGGGCTGGAATCACTTCCTCGTTTTTGTAATAAAAGCTGAAAAGTCCGCAACTTGTGTCTCTTTCTCATGTCCCGGAGTGGTCTGTGGCCCATGCAGACATGGGACATAAACACAGATAGGCAAGGCTTTGTCAGGCTGAGGTGGGTGGCAGTGGTGGCATTCACAGTGTTTTTTATGGTAGCTCCCAGCTTGGTGAGGGTTGGGAGTAGGACATGGTG
Protein-coding sequences here:
- the RBM10 gene encoding RNA-binding protein 10 isoform X5, producing the protein MVVEAPAPFSSSPFCAGDRGRLGVGGSGFPGEGSAPGAFPLPLPRPFASSLGLGSCAHRLGQSWESWRRWRRAEVMSGSPPLTARAEKVSVDAGRGGGESLQEASPRLADHGGNTGGGWEVKRSQRLRRGPSSPRRPCQDMEYERRGGRGDRTGRYGATDRSQDDGGENRSRDHDYRDMDYRSYPREYGSQEGKHDYDDSSEEQSAEDSYEASPGSETQRRRRRRHRHSPTGPPGFPRDGDYRDQDYRTEQGEEEEEEEEEEEEEKASNIVMLRMLPQAATEDDIRGQLQSHGIQAREVRLMRNKSSGQSRGFAFVEFSHLQDATRWMEANQHSLNILGQKVSMHYSDPKPKINEDWLCNKCGVQNFKRREKCFKCGVPKSAEAEQKLPLGARLDQQTLPLGGRELSQGLLPLPQPYQAQGVLASQALSQGSEPSSENANDTIILRNLNPHSTMDSILGALAPYAVLSSSNVRVIKDKQTQLNRGFAFIQLSTIVEAAQLLQILQALHPPLTIDGKTINVEFAKGSKRDMASNEGSRINAASVASTAIAAAQWAISQDEGYGGSQGTESSLYAHGYLKGAKGPGITGTKGDPAGAGPETSLEPGVDSVSLQAFSRAQPGATPGVYQQSAAEASGSQGAANSQSYTIISPAVLKSELQSPTHPSSTLPPATSPSAQESYSQYPVPDVSTYQYDETSGYYYDPQTGLYYDPNSQYYYNAQSQQYLYWDGERRTYVPALEQSADGHKETGAPSKEGKEKKEKHKTKTAQQIAKDMERWARSLNKQKENFKNSFQPISNLRDDERRESATADAGYAILEKKGALAERQHTSMDLPKLASDDRPSPPRGLVAAYSGESDSEEEQERGGPEREEKLTDWQKLACLLCRRQFPSKEALIRHQQLSGLHKQNLEIHRRAHLSENELEALEKNDMEQMKYRDRAAERREKYGIPEPPEPKRRKYSGMSAASVDFEQPTRDGLGSDNIGSRMLQAMGWKEGSGLGRKKQGIVTPIEAQTRVRGSGLGARGSSYGVTSTESYKETLHKTMVTRFNEAQ
- the RBM10 gene encoding RNA-binding protein 10 isoform X3; this encodes MVVEAPAPFSSSPFCAGDRGRLGVGGSGFPGEGSAPGAFPLPLPRPFASSLGLGSCAHRLGQSWESWRRWRRAEVMSGSPPLTARAEKVSVDAGRGGGESLQEASPRLADHGGNTGGGWEVKRSQRLRRGPSSPRRPCQDMEYERRGGRGDRTGRYGATDRSQDDGGENRSRDHDYRDMDYRSYPREYGSQEGKHDYDDSSEEQSAEDSYEASPGSETQRRRRRRHRHSPTGPPGFPRDGDYRDQDYRTEQGEEEEEEEEEEEEEKASNIVMLRMLPQAATEDDIRGQLQSHGIQAREVRLMRNKSSGQSRGFAFVEFSHLQDATRWMEANQHSLNILGQKVSMHYSDPKPKINEDWLCNKCGVQNFKRREKCFKCGVPKSAEAEQKLPLGARLDQQTLPLGGRELSQGLLPLPQPYQAQGVLASQALSQGSEPSSENANDTIILRNLNPHSTMDSILGALAPYAVLSSSNVRVIKDKQTQLNRGFAFIQLSTIEAAQLLQILQALHPPLTIDGKTINVEFAKGSKRDMASNEGSRINAASVASTAIAAAQWAISQASQGGEGAWATPEEPTVDYSYYQQDEGYGGSQGTESSLYAHGYLKGAKGPGITGTKGDPAGAGPETSLEPGVDSVSLQAFSRAQPGATPGVYQQSAAEASGSQGAANSQSYTIISPAVLKSELQSPTHPSSTLPPATSPSAQESYSQYPVPDVSTYQYDETSGYYYDPQTGLYYDPNSQYYYNAQSQQYLYWDGERRTYVPALEQSADGHKETGAPSKEGKEKKEKHKTKTAQQIAKDMERWARSLNKQKENFKNSFQPISNLRDDERRESATADAGYAILEKKGALAERQHTSMDLPKLASDDRPSPPRGLVAAYSGESDSEEEQERGGPEREEKLTDWQKLACLLCRRQFPSKEALIRHQQLSGLHKQNLEIHRRAHLSENELEALEKNDMEQMKYRDRAAERREKYGIPEPPEPKRRKYSGMSAASVDFEQPTRDGLGSDNIGSRMLQAMGWKEGSGLGRKKQGIVTPIEAQTRVRGSGLGARGSSYGVTSTESYKETLHKTMVTRFNEAQ